One Nitrospirae bacterium YQR-1 DNA window includes the following coding sequences:
- a CDS encoding GspE/PulE family protein: MVEETSTDTLPCASEASQPFDYAPTARFSSMPVGQILVNKFGIREQEIEKALDVQKEIGGFLGQILISTGAITDYQLIESLSAQLGIAVFDRESFGEPKDDLVQSFTGKLNIEYLIKNRFVPIELKQMPAGLSVTFITNDPLNAPIIDYITMSLVADVSVLLATEQTINEFSRPFRVSGKDLVSLSMDDNPELLKEMASEAPVIKFLNNLLSSAVELRASDIHIEPSESAHRIKMRIDGVLHETQDVEDKLYMAIVSRIKLLAGLDIAEKRLPQDGKFSTKIASSLIDIRVSSIPFAIGEGVVMRLLYRERLTFDITKLGIEPDVAPLILELINVPFGILLVTGPTGSGKTTSLYSMISTLDRKEKKIITVEDPVEYKLDGINQIQVKSEIALTFAAALRSILRHDPDVIMVGEIRDPETAEVAVQSALTGHLVLSTLHTNDAPSSLFRLIEMGLEDYLLNASVLGVIAQRIVRRNCLNCSVPTEPPPHIIQKYNLEELIKRFSSLNLTLNMKKGQGCRKCSGTGYRGMLAIYEVFKYTEDLKDLFIKEHSIVSLKRRLILEHNFRTLREDGLIKVISGITTIEEVLRVT; the protein is encoded by the coding sequence TTGGTAGAAGAAACCTCAACAGACACGCTCCCCTGCGCCTCTGAGGCTTCGCAGCCATTTGATTATGCGCCCACAGCCCGGTTTTCCTCCATGCCGGTTGGCCAAATACTTGTCAACAAATTCGGCATCAGAGAGCAGGAAATTGAAAAAGCCCTTGATGTACAAAAAGAAATAGGCGGATTCCTCGGACAAATTCTTATCAGCACCGGTGCTATCACAGACTACCAGCTCATTGAAAGCCTCAGCGCTCAACTGGGGATTGCCGTCTTTGACAGGGAATCATTCGGAGAGCCAAAGGACGACCTGGTTCAATCATTTACCGGTAAACTTAATATCGAGTACCTGATTAAAAACCGCTTTGTGCCCATTGAGTTAAAACAAATGCCTGCCGGGCTCTCAGTTACCTTTATAACAAACGATCCCCTTAATGCTCCCATAATAGATTACATCACAATGTCGCTGGTGGCCGATGTCTCTGTTTTGCTTGCCACTGAGCAGACTATAAATGAGTTTTCAAGGCCATTCAGGGTCTCCGGCAAGGACCTCGTATCCCTCAGCATGGATGACAACCCTGAGCTGCTTAAAGAAATGGCGTCGGAAGCTCCGGTCATTAAGTTTTTAAATAACCTGCTTAGCTCAGCTGTAGAACTTAGAGCCTCAGACATTCACATAGAGCCCTCAGAGAGCGCCCACCGCATAAAGATGCGCATAGACGGCGTACTGCACGAGACTCAGGACGTTGAGGATAAACTCTACATGGCTATCGTCTCCAGAATAAAACTCCTTGCAGGGCTCGATATTGCTGAAAAGAGGCTTCCGCAGGATGGTAAGTTCAGCACAAAAATAGCATCCTCACTCATTGATATCAGAGTGTCCTCCATACCGTTTGCCATAGGGGAGGGAGTTGTCATGAGGCTCCTCTACAGGGAGCGCCTTACATTTGACATTACAAAACTTGGAATCGAGCCCGATGTCGCACCCCTTATATTAGAGCTTATTAATGTGCCATTTGGGATACTACTTGTAACCGGCCCGACCGGTTCAGGGAAAACCACCTCCCTGTACTCTATGATAAGCACCCTGGACAGAAAAGAAAAAAAAATCATAACTGTGGAGGACCCCGTTGAGTACAAACTTGACGGAATAAACCAGATACAGGTTAAATCGGAAATCGCCCTCACATTTGCCGCAGCCCTTCGCTCAATTTTAAGGCATGACCCGGACGTCATAATGGTTGGTGAAATCCGTGACCCTGAAACCGCCGAGGTAGCCGTTCAATCCGCTCTCACAGGGCATCTTGTGCTCTCAACCCTGCACACAAACGACGCCCCCAGCAGTCTGTTTAGGTTAATTGAAATGGGGCTGGAGGATTATCTGCTAAATGCTTCAGTCCTTGGCGTCATCGCTCAGAGAATAGTCCGGAGAAATTGCCTGAACTGTTCCGTCCCGACAGAGCCCCCGCCGCATATTATTCAAAAATATAATCTTGAGGAGCTGATTAAGCGATTCAGCAGCCTTAATCTGACCCTGAATATGAAAAAAGGACAGGGTTGCAGAAAATGCTCCGGCACCGGTTACAGAGGAATGCTTGCAATTTACGAGGTCTTTAAATACACTGAGGACCTCAAGGACCTATTTATAAAAGAACACTCCATCGTTTCTTTG
- the gspG gene encoding type II secretion system major pseudopilin GspG — translation MIKQTRKILLSLVTRQLRNQKGFTLMEILIVVMIIGLIASLIAPNIMGRFARSQEEIAKAQVEMLSASVQSFYLDIGRCPTDLNELIASTEKHWRGPYLSKKIIPEDPWHRAYQYKCPGEHGTFDLYSLGPNGKVDEQIIKNW, via the coding sequence GTGATAAAACAAACCAGGAAAATTTTACTTTCTTTAGTAACACGGCAGTTGAGAAATCAAAAGGGCTTTACGCTTATGGAAATACTCATAGTGGTTATGATTATAGGTCTCATTGCCTCCCTGATAGCTCCCAACATTATGGGCAGGTTTGCAAGGAGCCAGGAGGAAATAGCCAAAGCGCAGGTAGAGATGCTCTCAGCCTCCGTGCAGTCTTTTTATCTTGACATCGGGCGCTGCCCGACTGATTTAAACGAACTGATTGCTTCAACGGAAAAACATTGGAGAGGACCATATCTTTCTAAAAAAATTATTCCTGAAGACCCCTGGCACAGGGCCTACCAGTACAAGTGTCCTGGTGAACACGGCACTTTTGATCTCTACTCCCTCGGACCCAACGGCAAGGTGGACGAGCAGATAATAAAAAATTGGTAG
- a CDS encoding fused response regulator/phosphatase: MLEYNKLFEVKKDLTILFVDDEDSPWLIRILMRIFKEVIVAESGEAALSKYSQHHIDLILTDYMMPELNGLEMIREIRRIDTRVPIILITGYIDTNFLIESINLGVTQFVTKPIMMPTLINAIELAVAQYVVENMARKNQAQELEILRYREKYHLAQQDMAFLKELKIIKNDLNYKSISSAEGNSIWFAEVCYVPLDILSGDSYSLREVSEQKYLFFISDAMGKGLSASVTTILTTSFINHMIDQSVQSGCFDFNDFIINYTNFIKKELLSEEILCAAFVFFDFKNETMDYALYSMPPILVEKNDGSILKLKSNNLPIMSYLNTHTINSCSLKEFKKILIHSDGLNECGVRQNTAIYQEQIEEDFLNSFFKEELYGKFKAVTEASEDDITFILLQRFNETDDNMRIYSIESRIEEVNRLECEVEKYLTAMGISVNLNASVMNSFTELLMNAYEHGNLNIKAIQKNELINKGTYEEFLLEKEKDIDEKITVTINVVKNKGKEFLLIKIADEGLGFDLSILSDTNPDNKQFTGRGIKIAKALSNILLYSAGGTEAVLINTIR; the protein is encoded by the coding sequence ATGCTTGAATACAATAAATTATTTGAAGTTAAAAAGGATTTAACCATACTGTTTGTTGACGATGAGGATTCCCCCTGGCTAATCAGAATACTGATGAGAATCTTTAAGGAGGTCATCGTTGCAGAAAGCGGTGAGGCGGCCCTTAGCAAATACAGCCAACACCATATTGACCTGATCCTGACCGATTACATGATGCCGGAGCTAAACGGCCTTGAAATGATAAGAGAAATACGTAGAATTGATACCCGTGTTCCAATTATCCTCATAACCGGCTACATAGACACCAATTTCTTAATTGAATCAATAAACCTGGGTGTAACCCAGTTTGTTACAAAACCCATAATGATGCCCACCCTCATTAATGCCATAGAGTTGGCGGTAGCGCAGTATGTGGTGGAAAATATGGCGCGAAAAAACCAGGCTCAGGAACTGGAAATTCTCCGCTACAGAGAAAAATACCATTTGGCACAGCAGGATATGGCTTTTCTTAAGGAGCTTAAGATAATTAAAAACGATCTGAACTATAAATCAATAAGCTCTGCGGAGGGTAATTCCATCTGGTTTGCCGAGGTTTGCTATGTTCCGCTTGATATACTAAGCGGGGATAGCTACTCATTAAGGGAGGTGTCGGAGCAAAAATACCTGTTTTTTATATCAGACGCCATGGGTAAGGGGCTCTCCGCCTCGGTTACAACCATTCTTACGACCTCTTTTATTAATCATATGATTGACCAGAGTGTACAGAGCGGCTGTTTTGATTTTAATGATTTTATAATAAACTATACAAACTTTATAAAGAAAGAACTGCTTAGTGAAGAAATCCTGTGCGCCGCTTTTGTTTTTTTCGACTTTAAAAATGAGACTATGGACTATGCCCTGTACTCCATGCCCCCTATACTTGTTGAAAAAAACGACGGCTCCATACTGAAACTAAAAAGCAATAACCTGCCGATTATGAGCTATCTCAACACTCATACTATCAACAGTTGCAGTCTTAAAGAGTTCAAAAAAATTCTCATTCACAGCGACGGTTTAAACGAGTGCGGCGTAAGACAAAATACCGCCATTTACCAGGAACAGATAGAGGAGGATTTCCTTAATAGTTTCTTCAAAGAGGAATTGTACGGAAAATTTAAAGCAGTAACGGAAGCATCCGAGGATGACATTACCTTTATCTTGCTTCAGAGATTTAACGAAACTGATGACAACATGAGGATATACAGTATAGAGAGCCGGATTGAAGAGGTTAACCGGCTTGAGTGTGAGGTGGAAAAATATCTGACGGCTATGGGAATTAGCGTCAACCTCAATGCCTCAGTTATGAACTCTTTTACTGAACTGTTAATGAATGCCTATGAACACGGTAATTTGAACATAAAAGCTATTCAAAAAAACGAATTGATCAATAAAGGTACTTACGAGGAATTCTTACTTGAAAAAGAAAAAGATATTGATGAAAAAATAACCGTCACGATTAATGTTGTCAAAAACAAGGGAAAAGAGTTTTTGCTGATAAAGATTGCAGACGAGGGTTTAGGCTTTGACCTTTCCATACTCAGTGATACAAACCCTGATAACAAGCAATTTACCGGAAGGGGAATCAAAATTGCAAAAGCTCTCTCCAATATATTATTATACAGCGCAGGTGGTACCGAGGCGGTACTGATAAACACTATAAGGTGA
- a CDS encoding PilZ domain-containing protein: MESRLIGLKDVRIGEPLERPIYDVNGKLMLRKGYVVKNDGELRLLTELMTPYATAVYQDFEQDELGGQGDKILETPFEIINTVTDNLNGLLNDSTGKSNISLRIGQITDNIVQCCYDDEDLSLGALYMDRNLSYTVKHPVHAATVAEIIAKRLNWPVEQRKSLIGAVLTMNISIVELQNNLLCQSLPLTDAQRREIKEHPAKSVEMLQLRGINDQLWLKTVMQHHETYDGSGYPSGLRGDEITECARVARLADIYCTMVSERNYRGALCANEAMKRIFLQKGKDIDENLAMIFIKHLGIYPPGSFVKLKNREVAVVVERGRQANTPVVKTIIRSNGFLAANPIRRDTSEPDYAVVEMLLYSDIHLHINPHKLWGFSDFEKSSAMKRRHSRFTANCEVEVTEPMGGFSARSLILNFSSGGALLKISTRSFTAGHEQLKIKHIYNLTFELFDKHLKNIRFQIRNSKISGGYQFAGGQFVDMTEDEKSIIRLYVEIKGNEKG; the protein is encoded by the coding sequence ATGGAAAGCAGACTCATAGGGCTTAAGGATGTACGTATTGGGGAGCCGCTGGAGCGTCCCATTTATGACGTCAACGGAAAGCTCATGCTCCGCAAGGGTTACGTAGTTAAGAACGATGGGGAGCTTCGTCTGCTGACTGAGCTTATGACCCCCTATGCAACGGCCGTGTATCAGGACTTTGAGCAGGATGAGCTGGGAGGGCAGGGCGATAAGATACTTGAAACCCCCTTTGAGATAATCAATACAGTAACGGATAATTTAAACGGCCTGCTAAATGATAGTACCGGCAAATCAAACATATCACTTCGTATCGGGCAAATAACAGACAACATTGTACAGTGCTGCTATGATGACGAGGACCTTAGTCTGGGAGCCCTCTACATGGACAGAAATCTTTCATACACAGTAAAACACCCGGTGCATGCCGCCACGGTGGCGGAGATTATAGCCAAAAGGCTCAACTGGCCTGTAGAGCAAAGAAAATCCCTCATAGGAGCTGTCCTGACCATGAACATATCAATAGTGGAGCTTCAGAACAACCTGCTGTGCCAAAGCCTTCCTCTGACAGATGCTCAGCGCAGGGAAATAAAAGAGCACCCCGCCAAAAGTGTTGAAATGCTGCAATTGCGCGGTATAAATGACCAACTGTGGCTAAAGACGGTCATGCAACATCATGAGACTTATGACGGCAGCGGCTACCCCTCAGGCCTAAGGGGAGATGAAATCACGGAATGTGCCCGTGTTGCCCGCCTTGCCGACATATACTGCACTATGGTGTCGGAGAGAAACTACAGGGGGGCGCTCTGTGCCAATGAGGCAATGAAGAGGATTTTTCTGCAAAAGGGCAAGGACATAGATGAAAATCTTGCCATGATCTTTATAAAGCATCTTGGAATTTACCCGCCGGGGTCCTTTGTAAAACTTAAAAATAGGGAGGTGGCCGTTGTTGTAGAAAGGGGCAGACAGGCAAACACGCCGGTTGTGAAAACCATAATTAGGTCTAACGGCTTTTTAGCAGCTAATCCCATCAGGCGCGACACATCGGAGCCCGACTATGCCGTAGTGGAAATGCTCTTATACTCAGACATTCATCTGCATATAAATCCGCACAAACTTTGGGGATTTTCCGATTTTGAGAAATCCTCTGCGATGAAAAGGCGCCACAGCAGGTTTACAGCCAACTGTGAGGTAGAGGTTACAGAGCCCATGGGCGGTTTTTCCGCACGGTCTCTTATTCTTAACTTTAGCTCCGGTGGTGCTCTGCTTAAGATTTCAACCAGGTCTTTTACAGCCGGCCATGAGCAGTTGAAAATTAAGCATATCTATAACCTGACATTTGAACTTTTTGACAAACATCTTAAAAATATTAGGTTTCAGATAAGAAACTCTAAAATCAGCGGAGGTTACCAATTTGCCGGCGGTCAATTTGTTGATATGACAGAGGATGAAAAATCCATTATAAGACTATACGTGGAAATAAAAGGCAATGAAAAAGGGTAG
- a CDS encoding ATP-binding protein produces MKKGLKNRVMYYRLFIVYIMICLVALGITVFWTEHSTILYLHNKAVEHLIVYDHYLTDKLKNYISAAHVLSENPVIIEFCNHPAEVAAMNEYLLRFNASVGAAVTYIMNTEGLTLSSSNYKSPQSFVGKNYNFREYFKKAVKGQPDRYIAIGSTSNVPGYYSAYPVKNGEDIVGVVVIKYDLNIFEPKTTAINGILLLVDANSVIFASNDERYRFHSINKLSDKIMQEIKDTRQYGTEPIPPLPITESLIKGNLNIVTIRRNDPETNQYVNIRYILESAHSTEDDWHMHLLVELSEVNKRILKNCLYVFLIASVIFLTGALMLFMSLDIKRRKEYEHEIQRINEELESRVEERTVQLNDYNLQLQTEITKRKKAEDILKKSVLEKKMLLRELHHRVKNNLQLISGLIELQIKYVKDETYKAMFIQTQNRIKSIALVHENLYSTEDLAGIDLGKYITTLTNELVVSLIIDESKIGLKYDIDNFSVGVAVAIPCGIIINELFTNILKHAFRDGKGGEIKLSLHKHEDDEIELIISDNGTGFPEDMDIRRERGLGLQIVFQLVRQLKGTIETDGTNGAKFIIRFIKSYD; encoded by the coding sequence ATGAAAAAAGGTTTAAAAAACCGTGTAATGTACTATCGTCTTTTTATTGTGTATATAATGATTTGTCTGGTTGCACTGGGAATTACGGTATTTTGGACAGAACACAGTACAATACTATATCTTCACAATAAGGCTGTGGAGCATTTAATTGTATATGATCATTACTTGACCGATAAACTGAAAAATTACATCTCTGCAGCACACGTATTGTCGGAAAATCCTGTAATCATCGAATTTTGTAATCATCCGGCTGAAGTTGCGGCGATGAATGAGTACTTATTGCGGTTTAATGCCTCAGTTGGCGCTGCTGTAACCTATATAATGAATACAGAGGGGCTTACGCTGTCATCAAGCAATTACAAATCACCGCAAAGTTTTGTTGGTAAAAATTACAACTTCAGGGAATACTTCAAGAAAGCTGTTAAAGGCCAGCCGGACAGATATATTGCTATAGGCAGCACATCGAATGTTCCTGGGTATTATTCTGCATATCCTGTAAAAAATGGTGAAGATATAGTCGGAGTAGTTGTAATCAAATATGATTTAAATATTTTTGAACCAAAAACCACTGCAATCAATGGGATATTACTTCTTGTAGATGCTAACAGTGTGATTTTTGCTTCTAATGATGAAAGATACAGGTTTCACTCTATAAATAAATTATCTGATAAAATCATGCAAGAAATAAAAGATACCAGGCAATATGGTACAGAGCCTATACCTCCTCTGCCAATAACAGAATCATTAATCAAAGGTAATTTAAATATTGTAACAATTCGCCGGAATGACCCTGAAACAAATCAATATGTTAACATCAGATATATTTTGGAGAGTGCTCATAGCACAGAGGACGATTGGCATATGCATTTACTCGTTGAACTTTCTGAAGTAAACAAAAGAATTTTAAAAAATTGTCTGTATGTATTTTTGATAGCAAGTGTGATATTCCTTACAGGTGCACTCATGTTATTTATGTCGCTGGATATAAAAAGGCGCAAGGAATATGAACATGAAATACAGAGAATTAATGAAGAGCTGGAGAGCAGGGTAGAAGAAAGAACGGTTCAGCTTAATGATTATAATCTACAGCTTCAGACTGAGATAACTAAGCGTAAAAAAGCTGAGGATATTTTAAAAAAATCGGTTTTAGAGAAAAAGATGCTATTAAGGGAGTTGCATCACAGGGTAAAAAACAACCTGCAGTTGATTTCAGGGCTTATTGAGCTTCAAATAAAATATGTTAAGGATGAAACGTACAAAGCCATGTTTATACAGACTCAGAACAGAATTAAATCAATAGCGTTAGTTCATGAAAATCTTTATAGCACAGAAGATTTAGCTGGTATTGATTTAGGTAAATACATAACAACTCTTACAAATGAGCTTGTTGTTTCATTAATAATTGATGAAAGTAAGATTGGTTTAAAATATGACATAGATAATTTCAGTGTCGGAGTAGCGGTTGCTATTCCATGTGGAATAATAATAAATGAGCTGTTTACTAATATTTTAAAACATGCTTTCAGGGATGGCAAAGGTGGTGAAATTAAATTATCACTTCATAAACATGAGGATGACGAGATTGAATTAATCATAAGCGATAACGGGACAGGATTTCCGGAAGACATGGACATTAGACGGGAGAGAGGTCTGGGGCTCCAGATAGTTTTTCAGCTTGTCAGACAACTTAAAGGAACCATAGAAACAGACGGAACAAACGGAGCAAAATTTATTATCCGGTTTATTAAGAGTTATGATTAA
- a CDS encoding response regulator, with product MSKARIMIVEDEVITGMCTRDILENLGYIVTSHEMTGEAAIGRALKDIPDLILMDIRLEGRLDGIETAYEISSKIDIPVVYLTAHSDAEVLERAKATQPFGYMIKPFNSKELQSNIEIALYRHSTEKKLKELKKKLEEEAVLSKKFEEELKNSLNELKMTKQLLETVANGITDEILLITKDFKILWVNDSVLKKRKNVKTEPVGMCCYELTHHRGAPCLLPDTPCPIEEFLRTGKAAAVNHIHYNNSKSSKIYVEVAVYPIINAVGDVDKFIHVSRDVTERMAKEDEIRSLNKALQQKIKEETALRAHERRLLAQQSRLASIGEMIGAIAHQWKQPLTAISLLSQGIKDAYKYGEITKEYMNETVAHIMNKIDFMSKTIHDFRNFLKPTKASTMFDLRDSIEDVLSMFSDMLNTSNIVVTFDKGSPSERFLITGHENEFKHVVLILINNSRDAITACRENNLMSRDIMGEIKIGLSKAGGKIILTVGDNGGGIADDIIGKVFDSYFTTKSEDKGTGIGLYMSKNIIESMGGSITCKNIKGGAEFKIAL from the coding sequence ATGAGTAAAGCCAGGATTATGATAGTAGAGGATGAGGTAATAACCGGAATGTGTACAAGGGATATTCTGGAAAACTTGGGCTACATCGTAACCTCGCATGAGATGACGGGAGAGGCGGCTATCGGACGTGCATTGAAAGATATCCCTGACCTGATTCTTATGGATATAAGACTGGAGGGACGATTGGATGGTATTGAGACAGCTTATGAGATATCCAGCAAAATTGATATTCCTGTCGTGTATCTTACCGCCCATTCAGATGCCGAAGTGTTGGAGCGGGCCAAAGCAACACAGCCGTTTGGTTACATGATAAAGCCATTTAACAGCAAAGAGTTACAATCTAATATTGAGATAGCCTTGTACAGACATAGTACGGAAAAGAAACTGAAGGAACTAAAGAAGAAATTAGAGGAAGAGGCGGTTTTGAGCAAGAAATTTGAGGAGGAACTGAAAAATTCTTTAAATGAGTTGAAAATGACAAAGCAATTGCTGGAGACGGTCGCAAACGGAATTACAGATGAAATACTCCTTATTACAAAGGATTTTAAGATATTATGGGTAAACGACTCTGTGCTCAAAAAAAGAAAGAATGTAAAAACAGAGCCAGTAGGGATGTGTTGTTATGAACTGACACATCACAGGGGCGCACCTTGCCTGTTGCCGGATACTCCGTGCCCGATAGAGGAGTTTTTAAGAACCGGGAAGGCGGCGGCGGTTAATCACATTCATTATAACAATAGTAAAAGTTCGAAGATTTATGTTGAGGTTGCGGTGTATCCTATTATAAATGCAGTTGGAGATGTAGATAAGTTTATTCATGTATCTAGAGATGTCACGGAGAGAATGGCAAAAGAGGATGAGATACGTTCTCTTAACAAAGCACTACAGCAGAAGATTAAGGAAGAGACGGCACTGAGGGCACATGAGAGACGCCTGCTTGCACAACAATCCAGGCTGGCCTCTATCGGTGAGATGATAGGCGCCATAGCACATCAATGGAAACAACCCCTGACTGCTATATCTTTACTGTCACAGGGAATAAAGGATGCATACAAATACGGAGAGATAACTAAGGAATACATGAATGAAACAGTTGCCCATATTATGAATAAAATTGATTTTATGTCAAAAACTATTCACGATTTCAGGAATTTTCTTAAGCCGACAAAGGCCTCCACTATGTTTGACCTCAGAGACTCAATAGAAGATGTATTATCTATGTTTAGTGACATGCTAAATACATCCAATATAGTCGTTACATTTGATAAAGGCAGCCCTTCCGAGCGGTTTTTAATTACCGGACATGAAAACGAATTCAAACATGTAGTTTTAATCCTGATAAACAATTCACGGGATGCCATCACCGCTTGTCGGGAAAACAATCTCATGAGCAGGGACATCATGGGTGAGATAAAGATTGGTCTTTCAAAGGCAGGCGGCAAGATTATATTAACAGTTGGTGACAACGGCGGAGGCATTGCAGATGATATTATCGGCAAAGTCTTTGACTCTTACTTTACGACCAAATCCGAGGACAAAGGCACGGGCATTGGTCTGTATATGAGTAAAAACATAATTGAGAGTATGGGCGGCTCTATCACATGCAAAAACATAAAGGGAGGTGCTGAGTTTAAAATAGCACTGTAG
- a CDS encoding menaquinone biosynthesis protein gives MLKIGKINFVNLYPIFRCLEEDIAGNSTEKQYYEIIPGVPSHLNSLIREGKIDVSPSSSIEYLRRPELYDIVPGHSVSSFGPVKSIILFSKMDITKLEGTTVLASFQSETSAALLKIIFLEFYEINVNIETTGITLAEGLNTHPAYLLIGDNALYKLHCRAGISTEIFTYDLGALWYEHTGLPFVFALWISRKDCNQNLLSEFVLALNRAKNRSLNSLSEIAQGCPCSKIFSKDMLVSYWENISYDLTEKHMQGLQLFETYLKKHDVLCNCNTKVAF, from the coding sequence GTGCTGAAAATAGGAAAAATCAACTTTGTTAATTTATATCCAATTTTTCGGTGCCTTGAAGAGGACATTGCAGGAAACTCCACAGAAAAACAGTACTATGAAATAATCCCGGGCGTGCCCTCTCATCTTAACTCACTAATCAGAGAGGGGAAAATAGACGTAAGCCCCTCATCCTCAATTGAGTACCTTAGACGCCCTGAGCTTTATGACATAGTGCCCGGGCACTCTGTCAGCTCCTTTGGTCCTGTAAAAAGCATCATCCTGTTTAGCAAAATGGATATTACTAAGCTTGAGGGCACCACAGTGCTTGCCTCATTCCAGTCGGAAACATCTGCGGCACTTCTTAAGATCATTTTTTTGGAATTTTACGAAATAAATGTCAACATTGAGACAACCGGCATCACACTTGCCGAGGGCCTGAACACTCACCCCGCCTATCTGCTGATAGGTGATAACGCTTTGTACAAACTTCACTGCCGTGCCGGTATTTCAACGGAAATATTCACATACGACCTTGGAGCTCTGTGGTATGAACACACCGGTCTGCCGTTTGTCTTTGCTCTGTGGATATCAAGAAAAGATTGCAACCAAAATCTGCTCTCAGAGTTTGTATTAGCTCTTAACCGCGCAAAAAACCGCTCATTGAACAGCCTCTCTGAAATCGCACAGGGCTGCCCCTGCTCTAAAATATTCTCTAAAGACATGCTTGTCTCGTACTGGGAAAATATCTCTTATGACCTTACTGAAAAACATATGCAGGGACTACAACTTTTTGAAACTTATCTGAAAAAACATGATGTACTCTGTAATTGTAATACCAAGGTAGCATTCTGA